From Malaya genurostris strain Urasoe2022 chromosome 2, Malgen_1.1, whole genome shotgun sequence:
AATATCGCCGGCTATTCAGTTCATGTTCTGTTCCTCATCCATGAACATGAACATGAACTGAATAGCCGGCGATATTGAAACTGAAAAAATATATTAGTTGttgttctgaattcgattgattaaaattttaaacaactaATCGGTTATTCTTTCTCAATGGTCATTGTTGATTTATCatactggcagcttagcaatgaTATTCACACCAATCGAGCAATGACACATACCTCAAAAGGAAAATGAAACGCTCCAATGAGGTTTTATCGCTACACTTGAATAAGAACACACTCCCAGCAGTTACCTGGGAAAGAAAGCAAAAAgtgtctcagttgttttaaccaattACAATATATTAGGTCGCGATGTAATGTAGGATGTAATGAGAGTAGATGAACTTAGAGttggttttgtttttgaaaagttTCATTTAATCAGGACAACTCTTTTTATAAAATGCTAGTGAAATACACCGTTCGAACAGCTTTATTATGCCCAAGTAGCTGTTTATTGCGTGACACTAGACTCAATGATGATATAGAAATGCAACGATAGATTTAAATTTCCTAGATGAAATTAATCAGCAAAATTTTCACAGGACATTAAGCAGTTTTTATTCCACCTACAAAATGGCTCACGGAAAGAGCAATTCTAACTCAATTTTCAAGTATGTTGTGATGCCTTTTCGAGTAAATACAAGCACTATCACTTCACTTCAGCAGCAATTTTATAGGTTTACCATATTACCGGTCCAGGTTCAgatctgaattcagaacctggacttTCCATATTACTAGTCTAGTTCTAACCCTGATTCAGGACTTGGACTTAATCCTGGACTTGGATCTGCACCAGTAACTAGATTTAACATATTACTGACTCAGGCCCAGATCCTGCTGCTGAAGTTGGACCTACCATATTACTAACCAGGACCTAGAAGTTCCAGTTTCAGATTTCAAACCTGCAACTGGACCATGATTATGACTTACCATATAACCGAATCAGAATCTGGAATCGGACCTAGATCTGACTTATCATATCACGAATGCAGGATCTAAGCCAGGGCTAATAGTGTGGTAAAACTAGGGGTGCCAtgttatgtaaaattttatcgaatcgaccatgtttcttattatggttctcgattcgaactCAATTAACCATTTTTACCCTACTTTCAGAAATTGCAGAAATAATTTGGAGTTAGTTGGAgttaaaatttgagaaaaaatatcaagtcaTGTCTATCCTATATGGAAAGTCCCACGCATTAAAAATCACGTTTTAGTAGCTAGAAAATGTACaggctgcattttttttctggccATTGTATCAATATTTAGCGCAGGCAGTGCATGCAAAAAATTAGATAATGAaacataaacttactttgagtcTATCTTTGGATACAGTCGGTACAAAATATCTGCTTGGaaattttgtgtttcgatctCAGTTCCTCGCCAAAATAGTTTCCTTAAGAATCAAACGCATTGCTCTCATTTATACTCACAATTTCATCCTCCGATGCAACAACTATAGGAAAAGATACAGCTCTTTTGCAATAACTTTGACCAAAATCAGATGTAGGCATATGCGATTATTTCaaattggaatcatttcgaacgTACTGTCCTAACGAGAGATTTCAGAATATTTATCTCAGGTGTTGGTGGTATTTGAGAGAAGCATAGCATGCTAAAAGGGGACCGGTATGCAAGTATCTTTTCGTTCGTTAACGTTATGCAAGTATCTTTGCCTAACAGATTTTGTATAAACGAATGactaaaatatatattatttaattccagatgaaaatattataaTGTAATCCATAAATGATATTCAATAGTATCACGGATTGATCACCACAGTAGCGGAAAAAACCTATTACCGAAATATGTATTCATCTTTTTCTCAACTTGTCGATGttcaatatgggactgatatcaaagacatcatagtaACAATATATCCAGctttcacatttcccgaacaaatcattggcgacatccttttttgcgagcatggcgccctcgggcgagtccgcatcgaatctcgtacatagaagtaagggagaaaaatgtcaaattcgtaagcgccaaaatagcagcaccgcgcaagcatacaattgacatgatatgttaaaTGTGATGCCTTGCGATGGCgtgactgaagattgatttcgctccaagctgacaggctCTGGTCGCAGTCAAGTTTTGAAAACCGATAGATGGAAACCGTTACTCAAACGAATACGGAACGttgaaaattgtaaaaacaATTATTGGTTCAATGTTGATTCATTTGTATTCTATTTAATGTTTGGCTTGAtaacaactgaaaatttaatttagacttaatttatttaaacttaaatttagaaaatttagaaggagatttaaattattattattattattattagtattttttatttatttatttgacgcCAGTTTTAACCTCTTTTCAACTACTTAAGTACTGTGGCACTAAAGTTTTTCGTCATCTTTATCAAGCAATTAATGAATCCAGACAACTCTTATGTGATTCAGTATTCCGAATGTTCAATAGCCACGAATAACAGTTATCGAAGAACTGCGGAGTAATTTATTGAAGTTATCTCAAAAACGATTAAAATGCCAATCAGCAATTATATGTtgtcataatgcggcattagtCTGCGCTTTTTAGTTACCTTGGTCGCtgagaataaatataaaaagcACATACAAGTTGAAGGTATAACATTCAATAAATAATGATGAACGAAATTTCTCAAACAACTTGACTCTTTCTAAAATCTTTACATTTTATAGGCATACCTCAACGCAGGTGCTACGGTCCAGGAGGACATAAGCGAGGCGTCGGTCATTTTTGGTGTCAAACAGGTTCCGGTTGATGCGCTGATTCCGCAAAAAACCTACTGTATCTTCTCTCACACTATCAAGGCACAGGAAACTAACATGCCTCTCCTAGACGCCTGTTTGGAGAAAAATATTCGTTTAATCGACTACGAAAAATTGATGGATCGTAACGGACAACGTTTGGTTGCTTTCGGCAAATATGCTGGTGTCGCAGGAATGGTCAATATTTTGCATGGTCTCGGTTTGCGGCTATTAGCATTAGGGCATCATACTCCATTTATGGTAACATAATTTTAACGTAGTAAAATGATATTTACCATAACGTACGGTTTCAGCATATTGGTCCAGCCCACAACTATCGCAAttcatcaatggcacgacaagCGGTGCGAGACTGTGGTTACGAAATCGCTCTCGGAATGATGCCTAAATCCATTGGACCGCTAACATTCATATTCACGGGTTCCGGTAATGTATCGCAGGGTGCTCAAGAAGTTTTCCAAGAGCTTCCCATCGAGTATGTTCCACCGGAGGCACTGCGAAAAGTATCCGAACATGGTAGCCAGAACAAACTGTATGGATGTGAGGTGAGTCGAGCTGATCACTTGGAGCGGAGCGAAGATGGCGGATTCGATCCTGTGGAGTTCGATCAATACCCAGAGCGATACATTTCAACATTCAATAAAAAGATAGCTGCATACGCATCGGTAATCATCAACGGTATCTATTGGGCTGTAGGTTCACCAAAATTGATCACTATCCCGGATGCTAAAAATTTATTACGACCTGCGAACACTCCTTGGTTACCGACCAGCTCAGGAGCTCCTGCCCTTCCACACCGAATGTTGGCAATTTGTGATATTTCAGCAGATCCCGGTGGTTCTATTGAGTTCATGAATGAGTGCACAACAATCGATACACCGTTTTGTTTGTATGATGCTGATCGAAATAAGGATATGAAGAGTTTCAAAGGGCCAGGTGTTCTTGTTTGTTCAATAGATAATATGCCAACGCAAATTCCGAGAGAATCAACTGATTTCTTTGGAGATCTTCTTTATCCCTATGCTTTGGATATTTTACAAAGTGATGCTGCGAAACCTTTAGAGGATCATGATTTCTGCCAACCTGTAGCAGGAGCGATAATTTGCAGTAACGGAAAGTTAACACCTTCGTATGAGTATATTAACGAACTTCGTGAATTTAACAACAGATCGAGACAGAAGACCGAGGGTTGTGATACTAGCAAAAAACGAGTTCTTGTTCTGGGAGCGGGTTTTGTTTCCGCTCCACTCGTCGAATATCTGCACCGCGAATCCAACGTCAGTATTAAGGTAGGATCTCAAATTAAAGAAGAAGCTGATCGATTGGCTAATCGTTATCAAGGAATCGAATCGGTTTATATTAACGTCGAAGATGAAAGCGCCAATTTGCAGCACCTTTGCGAGGAAAGTGATATTGTAGTGTCCCTGTTACCCTATTCTCTCCACGGACTGATCGCAAAGCATTGTGTCGCTGGGAAAACTCACCTTGTTACCGCCAGTTACTTGAATGATGAGATACAAAACCTGGATGAAAGTGCTAAGGAAGCTGGAGTTACACTTATGAATGAGGTTGGATTAGATCCAGGAATCGATCATCTTCTTGCATTAGAATGTATACAAGAAGTCCAAGAAAAGGGTGGTTCCGTTGAATCCTTTGTTAGTTTTTGTGGTGGACTTCCTGCACCGGAGCATTCCGATAACCCACTTCGGTACAAATTCTCGTGGTCACCTCGAGGTGTTCTACTTAATACTTTATCGGCAGCTAAGTATTTAAGTAAGGGTCAGGTTGTCGAAATTTCAGGAGGAGGAGATCTCATGACAGCCCCACGGGAACTGGACTTTCTCCCAGGTTTTGCATTGGAAGGTTTCCCAAATCGTGATTCCACAAAGTATAAACCGTTATACGGGCTTAAAAATGTCCATACGCTTTTGCGAGGCACTATACGATATAAAGGCTTTTCAGATACAATCAAACCGATGCAATTGTTGGGTTTGATTGATCCAAACCCTCATCCAATGCTGCACCCCCATGGACCAGAGATCACCTGGAGACAGCTGATCATCAACCTACTTGGATTAGTTGATGCAGACATTTTCTACGAAAATCTCAAGAGCAAATTAGCAGAGCGGGTCTATAGTATCGAAGGAATCGAGGAATTGGGTTTATTAGAAGATATACCAGTTGTAAAAATGGGATCGCCTCTGGATACGATAAGCTACTATCTATCGAAAAAGTTGGAGTTTGGTGGGTGTTAATTACAATACACATCTATTGTTCATCTCTCATATCTTTTTTTACAAATTCGTAGGTGATAAGGAACGAGATTTAGTTATACTGCGGCATGACATTGGTATCCGTTGGAATGATGGACGACGAGAAGAACGTGGAATTAGTTTGGTGGCCTATGGACAACCTGCCTTCAAAGGTGGACATTCAGCAATGGCAGTTACCGTCGGATTCCCAGCTGCAATTGCGACAAAAATGATATTAGATGGTAACGAACGATTGTTTTAAGTTTGTGTGATTATTTCGATCGTGATTTCTTTTCTAGGCGAAATTCAACAACGAGGCGTCGTACTACCATTTTCACCTGATATTTTCCGAACTATGCTAGCGCGATTGGAGAATGAGGGACTGGTGGCAACAACCACTTCCAAATTCTTGTGATGTATGAGTATATGCCGAAGATCGTTCAATATAAAATGAATGCTTGACACAAACGAAATAAACTCGTTTAATAACAGTATGCAGTTTTGTTTTGAATCCGCAACTACAAACTTATTGACGAATTATCATATAagtttttttaaaacattttttcttatGTACGTCGAGTAAAAAGTAATTTTTAaaagtgtatgtatgtgtgtcttCATCGCTTCAGGGCATTACTAGTGGATACGGGTAGACTCACAGTACAATTTTTATCTTTATCAAAAAGGTTTTCGGCTATAAGCTGATTCGCTTAGCAGTATAATTTGTTTATGAGATCAGTTTATCAGTTCTGTAATAGAAGAGCAAAATGGGTGGACTCGTAAGCAGAGTCACTTACGCGCCTGATGGTCATCAAAAGGTAACATAACAAATGCTCAGTAGTTCCCTTCGCATGCCTTCTCGTAAgtttatgatgacatttggtcaatagaacggcgttgaCTGGCGTTGTATGTAtataattcatttgaaattgCGAAATAAATTGCAAAAAATCCTTTTAAAAGTCTTCTAATTCCTATTGCTAAAGtgtaattgaaaatgtttaatgtGATTTGATATTATCTCTGATTTACCTAAACTTTTTGCCAACTTGTTgatttattttcgaaaaaccatctGCAATATTCCTTAGTATTTATAGATGAGCATCAATCAATTCTACAGGAACTTGAAATAACCTAACAAAATTAATCAaatgaacatcatttgacagctaACGAGGGTTTGTTCAcatgttcattctaatttgaaaaaGTGTTAtagaatttttattgaaaatgtaaacaaaccactggaaGATGTCAAACATAAACTTTATTTATCATGAGTTCACTTGTGATGTCATTCGTTAGGTATCAAGTAATGTTCATTCAGTAAATTTGAATTTCAGTGATGTTTGACATCTATCTGATTTGTTTATCCTGGAATGCTTCTTAACATTTCTGAACctgctgaattttgtttgagtacAGACAAAGATCATCGTGATTTCCTCCTAGGGttaagttaatttaatttaatacctaattttgttttacaagatGACATCACAAAACtcgtgatgaataaagttcatgTTTAACATTTGGTTGAACGTAAGACAgacattaggttttgcacgaacatgacataacctcacaaaaatgaacaaaatgaattaattttgacagctatcagtggtttgtttacagtggATAAGTTCATCGGAAGTTCATCGTttgatttcaaattttgcacgctGCCTTACATGAAACGAAGGATCATCAAATTTAGCGATATGGATGCAGTTGAAAGCAAGCAAAATCACAAACTATCCGCATACGCACACGGATTGTCCCCCACTGACAGAGCGAACGGAAACCTGCACTCAGTCTGAGGGCTTCAATCCACTTCTCTTTCCCTTTTTCATTTAACCTATTCATAAAGAAATTTCTGCTTGGTAGTGGAAACGCAAACAGAGCAAATTTTTTAGTCTTTTTTACCGAGGAACACGAGTTCAACAAACACTTTTTGGTCATTTCCGAACATTGAATCTTCAtctgaaaatcaaaacaaaccattgatagctgtcaaaaggtgaacttgattcatcggcagttcattggtagttcattcgagtggtcatcgtgcaaaacctaattaggttttgcacgatgacgacacaaatgaactgccgatgaatcaagttcatctttgacagttgccgtgtacttgttttgttttgcgactgcaagttaaaaattgaaaaaatgacgaaaaagtgcctgttaaaaacgtattccacagtgaaaataactaaaaagattgccctgtatgtgattccagcatcaaggagcgatatatgtataaatctgttgagtgtgaggcgacttgcaatttttacattcgaacgatgaacttctgatgaacttttaaattgtaaacaagtacacgtcgactgtcaaaaaaagttcattctgttcatttttgtgaggttatgtcatgttcgtgcaaaacctaattaggttttattTACACGATgatgacacaaatgaactgccgatgaatcaagttcatctatgacagctgccgtgtgtttattttgttttgcaactgcaatttaaaagttgaaaaatgaagaaaaagtgcctgttaaaaacgtgtttcacagtcaaaagaactaaaaagattgccctttatgcgtttccagcatcaaggagcgatatttgtataaatctgtttagtgtgaggcgatttgcaatttttaaattcgaacgatgaacctctgatgaatttttaaactgtaaacaaacacacggcagatgtaaaaaaaagttaattctgttcattttgtgagtttatgtcatgttcgtcatCTAATACCTAATTTGGTTCTACAAGATGACATCACAAATG
This genomic window contains:
- the LOC131429506 gene encoding alpha-aminoadipic semialdehyde synthase, mitochondrial isoform X1, translated to MFRIIKHRESLSPRFFCRGKHTGKVIAIRREDQSVWERRASFSPAIVKKLIKQGVKVIVQPSNRRSYPMQAYLNAGATVQEDISEASVIFGVKQVPVDALIPQKTYCIFSHTIKAQETNMPLLDACLEKNIRLIDYEKLMDRNGQRLVAFGKYAGVAGMVNILHGLGLRLLALGHHTPFMHIGPAHNYRNSSMARQAVRDCGYEIALGMMPKSIGPLTFIFTGSGNVSQGAQEVFQELPIEYVPPEALRKVSEHGSQNKLYGCEVSRADHLERSEDGGFDPVEFDQYPERYISTFNKKIAAYASVIINGIYWAVGSPKLITIPDAKNLLRPANTPWLPTSSGAPALPHRMLAICDISADPGGSIEFMNECTTIDTPFCLYDADRNKDMKSFKGPGVLVCSIDNMPTQIPRESTDFFGDLLYPYALDILQSDAAKPLEDHDFCQPVAGAIICSNGKLTPSYEYINELREFNNRSRQKTEGCDTSKKRVLVLGAGFVSAPLVEYLHRESNVSIKVGSQIKEEADRLANRYQGIESVYINVEDESANLQHLCEESDIVVSLLPYSLHGLIAKHCVAGKTHLVTASYLNDEIQNLDESAKEAGVTLMNEVGLDPGIDHLLALECIQEVQEKGGSVESFVSFCGGLPAPEHSDNPLRYKFSWSPRGVLLNTLSAAKYLSKGQVVEISGGGDLMTAPRELDFLPGFALEGFPNRDSTKYKPLYGLKNVHTLLRGTIRYKGFSDTIKPMQLLGLIDPNPHPMLHPHGPEITWRQLIINLLGLVDADIFYENLKSKLAERVYSIEGIEELGLLEDIPVVKMGSPLDTISYYLSKKLEFGDKERDLVILRHDIGIRWNDGRREERGISLVAYGQPAFKGGHSAMAVTVGFPAAIATKMILDGEIQQRGVVLPFSPDIFRTMLARLENEGLVATTTSKFL
- the LOC131429506 gene encoding alpha-aminoadipic semialdehyde synthase, mitochondrial isoform X2, with translation MPLLDACLEKNIRLIDYEKLMDRNGQRLVAFGKYAGVAGMVNILHGLGLRLLALGHHTPFMHIGPAHNYRNSSMARQAVRDCGYEIALGMMPKSIGPLTFIFTGSGNVSQGAQEVFQELPIEYVPPEALRKVSEHGSQNKLYGCEVSRADHLERSEDGGFDPVEFDQYPERYISTFNKKIAAYASVIINGIYWAVGSPKLITIPDAKNLLRPANTPWLPTSSGAPALPHRMLAICDISADPGGSIEFMNECTTIDTPFCLYDADRNKDMKSFKGPGVLVCSIDNMPTQIPRESTDFFGDLLYPYALDILQSDAAKPLEDHDFCQPVAGAIICSNGKLTPSYEYINELREFNNRSRQKTEGCDTSKKRVLVLGAGFVSAPLVEYLHRESNVSIKVGSQIKEEADRLANRYQGIESVYINVEDESANLQHLCEESDIVVSLLPYSLHGLIAKHCVAGKTHLVTASYLNDEIQNLDESAKEAGVTLMNEVGLDPGIDHLLALECIQEVQEKGGSVESFVSFCGGLPAPEHSDNPLRYKFSWSPRGVLLNTLSAAKYLSKGQVVEISGGGDLMTAPRELDFLPGFALEGFPNRDSTKYKPLYGLKNVHTLLRGTIRYKGFSDTIKPMQLLGLIDPNPHPMLHPHGPEITWRQLIINLLGLVDADIFYENLKSKLAERVYSIEGIEELGLLEDIPVVKMGSPLDTISYYLSKKLEFGDKERDLVILRHDIGIRWNDGRREERGISLVAYGQPAFKGGHSAMAVTVGFPAAIATKMILDGEIQQRGVVLPFSPDIFRTMLARLENEGLVATTTSKFL